The region gCCTTGTCCTGACTGGCATAAGCACAGTCAGGACAAGGCCTGAAAACACTGTATCAGTTGTTTTCAACCTAGACTGAAAcctaaaatataaacatcagcCTTGCTTCTCTAACTCTCATTAGTCTGCAGCTAAAACATGTCACATCCAATCACacatatatgtattatattggTTGGAGAACAACTGTGGTAGCAtgtacattatattacatttacttaaacaaagtaagtataattttgaggtagATGTATTTTACTTCAGTATTtctattatattacatttactacatttcagagagaaatactgGTCTTTTTACagcattacatttatttaacagcaggttgagattttacatacaacatGTGATCAGTGTATAATTTGTGACGCAGTGTTATAGAGTTAGAGACATTCTGTATTAATGCATATTAATTACAATATTAATGTATCATGACCTAACAATGCAACAATATAACACTGTCAGAGGCCATTGTGCATACTTTTATTTCTggtactttaagtacattttgctgctgataGTTCTACatatgtaacattttgaatgcgGGACGTGAAACTGTTTTTATGGTGTGATATTGcaacttttacttcagtaaatgatgtgaatatttCAGCCAAAGTCTTAATGTTACTTCATCCTTAACTAATCCTACAGAGTCATGCTTTTGTAATCCCATGTGTGCCAGCCAGCAGGTGTCGCAACACTGGGATGCTGATCAAGGTCTCTTTAAACCACGCGGTTTGTCTTTGTTATGCACAATGATTCATTCTTTCACGGATCAAGAGCTCGGAAGCGCCTCGGTCTGACAACGGGCCTCCGTTCACAGCTGCCGTGACGCAGTAAAATGTTGCATTGTCCAAAGCATTTCCAAAAACTCAGAATAAAGACAAAAGTTACATTGTAATGCTTGTACATGAAGCTGGCACACTTACGAGCTGCCCAGGAAATCGTGAAACTTGATCCTGCCGATGGTGGTGTCGGCCTCGAAGTTGGGGAACTCGTCTCCCAGCAGAAGTCCAGGCATGATGGGCTCTtctctgcagcacacacacgACAAGCGACGAGGCTGCAGCTGGAAAACAAGCAACCTGTGATCTGGACTATCAGCGATCAGGACATGAGGGGATCCGGAAAGAGGCGGAGTTCACCTCCCTGTGTAGTTCACCGACCAACCAGAGCACactctgttttttaaaaacctttttaacaACGTTATTAAATGAACAATGatattataaacaaaacaatacaggGAGTAAATGAAAAAGaccaaaagcagaaaaaacagacacGTGTGAATAAACATTCCCACGTATTTATGCAAAATTATAAACATGTATACAATTGACCTGACAGTATTGCCCACAGTGATTCTTCAAAGGTTTTTTGTTTCACAGACAGAATTATAGCAATTTAGATATATTTGGTAGAAACAGCGgaaatatgttatatgtttttatcagtttgagTGCTGTTAGACTCCggagcttttgtttttttttaacataggCTATTTGTTAACATTTAGGTCTGACAATATGATTTTCTTTCAGGggcagtggtggtggtgatggtgttgCCATTTTAAGTTCAGTCTGACGATTTCATTGCCTTCCATCAAGCTATAAATAATGTAGTCGTTATGCATTGGAGGATTTGGAGGACTTTATCTGGGCTGGAGGTACCTTTGTTGCACTTTTTGGGGGCTCCAATCTAAAATCTCACCTAGGTCCAACAGCTAAGTAAAACTGTGTACTTTTATTCATTGTCaccctcctgtgtgtgtttgattacaGTATTGagcaaaataaatgtgattatcATTTTTGCTATTATCATGCAGCCCTTCTAGGACTGGAGGTTCTATTGTTGCACTTTATTTGAGTGTGAACCCATATTTGAAGGTCTATGACTGGAGGTACTGTTGTAGCATTTTGCTCAATTCTTGTGTGCAATTCTTGGAGTCTACAATCTaacaaagaaagatgaaggtCTGCACACTGTAGCTCCCTTAGATGCAGTTTAATGAGACATCCACTAGTGACGTTTCAAGCCTCGTACATGCTCTTCTTCAGACTCAGACTCAGACTTCTGGGTGGGGTCTACAATCTAAAATCTCACCTAGGGCACCAACATAGTCAGGGCTGACCCTGGTTAGACTATTCAAAAATTAGACCATGCTTTCTACAATAGGGACTAAAACATTATAACTCTTCCAGATTACTAAGGCAATTTATGTCCAAAGGTTAACTGAATGagtgaaaactaaaaaaaaacacaaaaagacacaaaaaaatctgtcgaaacattgattttattgtgtGGAAAAATTACTTTCCAATACAAGGAGATAAAGGATTCTGGCAGTTTCTTTATATAATGaacaaatcctatgaaaagaccaaaaacaacaatgaattgatcctgtAGGTATATTGCCTGTGTGCCTTGCCTGATACATATTATTATATCTATGCCATAGAGCTCAATTGTCCAATAATCCATTGCTGTAAATAGTCCCTAACAAACAGGCCTTtgctatttactcctgtttgacaAACCTTTGCTAAAATCTACAGTGCCCAACTGTTTAATAAAATTACTGAGCCttaaaaattaaactaattGTGACATCTTTAGTAGAAAAGAATGAACCTAAGTTCAGTATTAGACTGGTGTTGGTTGTCATCCTTTTGTTGAGTTtactgacaataagaaaatatgcaaaactccagcattatcctttaaaacattcctgatatgaaaataatcacagcATTTATCCACCAAGCCATAATCTCGGGAATACTCATAAGgaagtttatttttctatttttactttatCTTTATCGGTCAATGCTTTTATACACACAGTCAGAAGAAAACGGTCAAATGTACATTTATGGTAAAAACACAATTTCCCACGTCGCTTTGCGGTAAGGACAACAAAGATGGCGATTCAGCTCAGAGGTACTAGACGTGATGTGAATTGTCAAACGTACAACAGATGAGCTAAAGGACTGAAAACCCGCACAGCACTGCAGAAAAATCACCACTGCGGTGCAGCAACAGCACACTGACCTGTCTACGTCGGTAGATTAACAGACTAGATGCCCTCTCCGAAAGCAAAAAACCCCGGTCGCAGCGGAGGAAGCCCGGTGTTTGGCAGCTCCAACGGCCGCTACGAGTTCATGTCGCTGACGAAACCGCTAAACCGTTCCTCGACGCCGCCGCACCTCCTCCAGCGGCAGGGCTCCGACCCGACCACTGCCCGGCTCCGAGCCTCGGAGAGCCCCACTCGGCGCCGGGGCTCCAGCTCCTCCACCGGCTCGGGGAGCGGTCAGGGGATGCCGGAAGAGGACGGTATACGGATCAACCCCTCTTTCATCCGCGTAGCGCTCAGCTCGCTGCTCGCCATCGACCTGTGGCTGTCTAAGCGGCTGGGGGTGTGTGCCTGTGAGGACTCGTCCTGGGGCAGCGTGCGCCCGCTAATGAAACTGATAGAGATATCGGGACATGGCATCCCGTGGCTGGCTGGCACCGCCTACTGTCTGTACAAGAGTGACAGTGCTGCAGGACAAGAAGTCATGCTCAACCTCTTCATGGGTAAAACAACACTGCTGCTTGTCTTCCTTAATATGGTGTCACCCACTTCCTAACTGGgaattctcacacacacacacgtttaagtcacttttggggacattacatagacttaaaTTCATTTCCTGGATAcgtaccctaaccttaaccactgactcaaaaatcagctttttcccaatttgGGACACGGCTTTTGTCTCCAATCGGACAAGCCCTCCCCAATGAACTGGTCTTTAGTTTGAAatatgtccccaaaagtaggcTAAGTCAGACTACATACACACAACTCTTGAGTCTATGCAGACAAGTTTATTGGCACTGCTGACAtgcagtatttgtgtttttctttcagtgacAGGTGACAGGTTATGAGACAGCAGGTCTGTCTCTAAGTCCATGTTTTCAGGTTGTTAGAGACGCTGTGAAGAATActttctgcatcttcttctgtggtttatCAGATTCATTGAGTCAAGATGTATAGCAGTGTTAAATTGTGATGAAACGATTAGTTGATGAATCAGCTACAGAAAATGAACTGACAATTCTGATAATTGAGTTATAGTTTTGCTGATGCACTCTCTTTCGTGTCATACTAAGTTCAAtattttttggactgttgggcagatgaaacaagacatttgaagatgtgaacttgggctctaggaaattgaaatgagcatttttcacagttttttttacctttagtGTTTGCAGTGGTTGGTACTGTGGATGTTAACGTAGTATCAGAAGTTTAAATGTCATCTGACTATATTAAAGTGCTTGTCAGATGGTTGAATAATGTCTTAAACTCCCTCCTGACATCTTTTTGACTGCAGATGAGATGAATGCAGCCtaactgagaaaaagaaaaggctgTTTTTAAGAGGAATTAAACTGTATAATGGACTGTGCAGCAGACGTGCCTCTCAGTGGTCATTTAATATTTACCAGTCGCCCTTCCTCCTGAATATCTGATGCAGGGCAGCAAGTGGCAGCCTCTGGTCCTCTACATTAAAGTTAGATGTGTCTTATCATGGATGCTTCTCAGCTGAGAAAGAGGAAAGCTTTATGATAATAGTATTAAATGTATGATTATGCAGGCAGCACCAAACCACTTTTCACTCTCACAAAAGATAACCAAGCTAACCAT is a window of Thunnus thynnus chromosome 8, fThuThy2.1, whole genome shotgun sequence DNA encoding:
- the plpp6 gene encoding polyisoprenoid diphosphate/phosphate phosphohydrolase PLPP6, with product MPSPKAKNPGRSGGSPVFGSSNGRYEFMSLTKPLNRSSTPPHLLQRQGSDPTTARLRASESPTRRRGSSSSTGSGSGQGMPEEDGIRINPSFIRVALSSLLAIDLWLSKRLGVCACEDSSWGSVRPLMKLIEISGHGIPWLAGTAYCLYKSDSAAGQEVMLNLFMGLLLDLVLVAIVKAVVRRRRPAHNRMDMFATFSVDRYSFPSGHATRAAMCGRFLLAHLVLAAPLRVLVLLWASMVGLSRVMLGRHNVTDVMFGFWMGYCQYNLVEMLWLSPQTLQGLLGQLA